The following are encoded in a window of Lactobacillus intestinalis genomic DNA:
- a CDS encoding Cof-type HAD-IIB family hydrolase, with protein sequence MTKIPFKAVAVDMDGTFMNDDLTYDHERFDKVLTKLHEHHIHFIVSSGRPLSRLQRDFADFLDRIDMIADNGAILVRDNNIISTHFFTYSTGMALINYVEEHFPEAHICISGKDRAYLKESYPTDFKRLMRFYYPNYIAVKDFGEIPASERIIKLTLNCPAEYAEELEAGFNEKHTERIHCTTSGFDDIDVMPYGVNKAQGLKYFLRYFHLTPNQLIAFGDGMNDKEMLELAGYSYAMSNGNPEIIKLAKYKAPSNNESGVLKVLEAYLDQK encoded by the coding sequence ATGACAAAAATTCCTTTTAAAGCTGTTGCAGTAGATATGGATGGAACCTTTATGAATGACGATCTTACTTATGATCATGAAAGATTTGACAAAGTTTTGACTAAGCTTCATGAACATCATATTCATTTTATTGTTTCTAGTGGGCGTCCACTTTCTCGATTGCAACGAGATTTTGCAGATTTTTTAGATCGAATTGATATGATCGCCGACAACGGGGCAATTTTAGTACGGGACAATAATATCATCTCCACTCACTTTTTCACTTATTCTACAGGGATGGCTTTGATTAATTATGTAGAAGAACATTTTCCGGAAGCTCACATTTGTATCAGTGGTAAGGATCGTGCTTATTTAAAAGAATCTTATCCGACAGATTTCAAACGTTTAATGCGCTTTTATTATCCAAACTACATTGCAGTAAAAGATTTCGGCGAAATTCCAGCTAGCGAAAGAATTATTAAGTTGACTTTGAATTGTCCTGCAGAATATGCTGAAGAACTAGAGGCTGGTTTTAACGAAAAACATACTGAACGAATTCATTGTACAACCAGTGGTTTTGATGATATTGATGTTATGCCCTATGGTGTTAACAAAGCCCAAGGATTAAAATACTTCTTGCGCTATTTCCATCTCACTCCCAATCAATTAATTGCTTTTGGTGATGGAATGAATGATAAGGAAATGCTGGAGTTAGCTGGCTACAGTTATGCAATGTCGAATGGTAATCCTGAAATTATTAAATTAGCAAAGTATAAAGCTCCTAGCAACAACGAGAGCGGAGTTTTAAAAGTTCTGGAAGCTTATCTAGATCAAAAGTAA
- a CDS encoding FMN-binding protein — protein sequence MKDEIKFIPGEYSAETKDLVHLKAKVKVDRNKIVDVKISSGKDERLIEPALEKVFRGQILKSQSVAIDGVSSASVLTKAVKTVVGKALADARDND from the coding sequence ATGAAAGATGAGATTAAGTTTATTCCCGGGGAATACTCGGCAGAAACTAAAGATTTAGTTCACTTAAAGGCTAAGGTTAAAGTAGACAGAAATAAAATTGTTGATGTTAAAATCTCTTCAGGTAAAGATGAACGTTTAATTGAGCCTGCTCTTGAAAAAGTCTTTCGTGGTCAAATTTTAAAGTCACAATCAGTAGCAATCGATGGCGTGTCTTCAGCTAGTGTGCTCACTAAGGCAGTAAAAACTGTCGTAGGAAAAGCTCTAGCCGACGCACGTGACAATGATTAA
- a CDS encoding PTS mannitol transporter subunit IICBA yields the protein MAQAKKSSSVKVKVQKFGTALSGMIMPNIGAIIAWGLTAAIFMTPNGWFPNAQINKLVQPMLIYLLPLLIGYTGGRMVDDERGAVIGAIGTLGVIVGTTQPMFLGAMIMGPLSGWCLKTLDNACRDKIKSGFEMIYNNFSLGILGMILAIFAYFIINPVMMWGSHWASVGVDAIIRVHLLPLANIIIEPAKVLFLNNAIGNGILVPLGIQQASEVGKSVLFLMESNPGPGLGILLAFMFFGKGSSKSSAPGAAIIEFFGGVHEIYFPYVLMKPSLIIAAICGGVTGTALFTTLNGGLKAAASPGSILAILLVSAKGSYLGNIVGVLGAAIVSFIVAAIILKNDKGDGADLAAKQKEMESMKAESKGTKMPSEQSAHDSVTSYKDIKKVIFACDAGMGSSAMGASLLRDKFKKAGINIPVTNTAVRNLKDEPGLLVVTQEELADRACQKTPDAMHVAVGNFLSSPKYDAIVANFKALTQVQDKPKSTEKKPANGSLEGIDFSKVKEVDFIRHDQHIGSATMATNLFENAMKKAGKKTPVKAIRINELDDDPSHLVIVTPAAKKNLAVRYSDIQIVVVDDLLKDKKLKEIIDKLS from the coding sequence ATGGCTCAAGCAAAGAAAAGCTCTTCAGTTAAAGTGAAGGTTCAAAAGTTTGGTACTGCTTTGTCTGGGATGATTATGCCAAACATCGGTGCCATCATTGCTTGGGGACTTACCGCTGCGATTTTCATGACACCAAATGGTTGGTTCCCAAACGCACAAATTAACAAATTAGTTCAACCAATGTTGATTTACTTGTTGCCACTTTTAATTGGTTATACAGGTGGTCGGATGGTCGACGATGAAAGAGGTGCCGTTATTGGTGCTATCGGTACTCTTGGTGTAATTGTTGGTACAACTCAACCAATGTTCTTGGGAGCCATGATTATGGGTCCACTCAGTGGTTGGTGCTTAAAGACTTTAGACAATGCATGTAGAGATAAGATCAAATCAGGATTTGAAATGATCTATAATAACTTCTCACTTGGTATTTTGGGAATGATTTTAGCGATTTTCGCTTACTTCATCATTAACCCAGTTATGATGTGGGGAAGCCATTGGGCAAGTGTTGGTGTTGATGCAATTATACGTGTTCACCTATTGCCACTTGCTAATATCATCATTGAACCTGCTAAGGTTTTGTTCTTAAACAATGCGATTGGTAATGGTATTTTGGTACCACTTGGAATTCAACAAGCTTCTGAAGTTGGTAAATCAGTTCTATTCTTGATGGAATCAAATCCAGGCCCTGGTCTTGGAATTTTACTTGCATTTATGTTCTTTGGTAAAGGCAGTTCTAAGAGTTCGGCTCCAGGTGCTGCAATTATTGAATTCTTCGGTGGGGTTCATGAAATCTACTTCCCATACGTATTGATGAAACCATCTTTAATCATCGCTGCAATTTGTGGTGGTGTAACTGGTACGGCATTATTTACAACTCTTAATGGGGGATTAAAGGCTGCCGCTTCTCCAGGCTCAATTTTAGCTATTTTGCTTGTTTCCGCAAAAGGCTCATACTTAGGTAACATTGTCGGTGTTCTTGGAGCTGCAATTGTTTCATTCATCGTAGCTGCAATTATTCTTAAGAACGATAAAGGTGATGGAGCTGATTTAGCTGCCAAACAAAAAGAGATGGAATCAATGAAAGCAGAATCAAAGGGTACTAAGATGCCAAGTGAACAATCTGCTCATGACTCAGTAACTTCATACAAAGATATTAAGAAAGTTATCTTTGCTTGTGATGCCGGAATGGGATCATCTGCAATGGGTGCCTCACTTCTTCGTGATAAATTCAAGAAAGCAGGCATTAATATCCCTGTAACTAATACTGCTGTTAGAAACTTGAAAGATGAACCAGGATTATTAGTTGTAACTCAAGAAGAATTAGCTGACCGTGCTTGTCAAAAGACTCCAGATGCAATGCATGTTGCTGTTGGCAACTTCTTAAGCAGTCCAAAATACGATGCAATTGTTGCTAACTTTAAAGCTTTGACTCAAGTTCAAGATAAGCCTAAGTCCACTGAAAAGAAGCCAGCTAATGGTTCACTTGAAGGAATTGATTTCAGTAAAGTTAAAGAAGTCGACTTCATTCGCCATGATCAACATATTGGTTCAGCTACAATGGCAACTAACTTGTTTGAAAACGCAATGAAGAAAGCTGGTAAAAAGACTCCAGTCAAGGCAATCAGAATTAATGAATTAGATGATGATCCAAGTCATTTAGTAATTGTTACTCCAGCTGCTAAGAAGAATTTGGCGGTTCGTTATAGTGATATTCAAATTGTGGTTGTTGATGATCTTCTTAAAGATAAGAAGCTTAAAGAAATTATCGATAAGTTAAGCTAG
- a CDS encoding APC family permease codes for MALCTVIGLDDIMYNFQNQGMSVIFSWIVMVIFYVIPYSLMVGQLGSVFNKEGGGLSSWVRGTDGEFLGYFTAWTYWAASIPYAVDSANEIIVDIGWALTGSEKFQDKIPNSLFALLTFVTFIVFIIVEHHFSNSMEFLSTIGGGLMVIMTILFVLLAFVGLAKSGGHMATTNFTWTDIFPKFDWHYFSTIAMLIYAMNGAELVAPYVTKMKKPQYDFPKAMIALAVMTAFLTIFGSFALGIYFNANHLPNDLKMNGAYYAFKMIGHQYGWGDFLLYFWAWTSVFFNCALLAVLLDAMTRMLISDTGDRYMPRFLRKKDKNGLPINGYILTVALSSFIMILGIFLPNMNDIFNWLLNLNGIVSPGVTCWIFYSFMRIRKNSKKFPSKYVFIKNDKIAWTVGLILLLVTAIATIMGITPQDVPEGSGIWWYELIINIVAVIVLIGLGAILPAIRRREVEYGIAFDKPQWISIITIIVIAIIFGVYLGGLKHIPARGIYIAIEGVVALIIAWLIGRRKPNLADGFKAEED; via the coding sequence ATGGCTTTGTGTACAGTTATCGGACTTGATGACATTATGTACAACTTCCAAAACCAAGGAATGTCAGTTATCTTTTCTTGGATTGTAATGGTAATCTTTTACGTTATTCCATATTCATTAATGGTTGGACAATTAGGTTCAGTCTTTAATAAAGAAGGCGGAGGGCTTTCTTCCTGGGTTCGTGGAACTGATGGAGAATTTTTAGGATATTTCACAGCTTGGACTTACTGGGCAGCTTCTATTCCTTACGCAGTTGACTCCGCAAACGAAATTATCGTTGATATTGGTTGGGCTCTTACTGGATCAGAAAAGTTTCAAGATAAGATTCCAAACTCGTTATTCGCCTTGTTAACTTTTGTTACATTTATTGTCTTTATCATTGTGGAACATCATTTTTCAAATTCAATGGAATTCTTATCAACCATTGGTGGAGGCTTGATGGTGATTATGACGATTTTGTTTGTCCTTTTGGCTTTTGTCGGATTGGCAAAGTCGGGTGGGCACATGGCAACTACCAATTTTACATGGACTGATATTTTCCCTAAATTTGATTGGCACTACTTCTCAACAATCGCCATGTTGATTTATGCAATGAATGGGGCCGAACTGGTTGCCCCATATGTAACCAAGATGAAGAAACCTCAATATGATTTTCCTAAAGCTATGATTGCTTTAGCTGTCATGACTGCTTTCTTAACTATCTTTGGTTCATTTGCACTTGGAATCTACTTTAATGCTAATCATCTGCCTAATGACTTAAAGATGAACGGTGCCTACTATGCCTTTAAGATGATCGGTCATCAATACGGTTGGGGTGATTTCTTACTTTACTTCTGGGCATGGACTTCTGTATTCTTCAACTGTGCATTGTTAGCCGTCTTGCTTGACGCCATGACTAGAATGCTTATCTCTGATACTGGAGACCGTTACATGCCTAGATTCCTTCGTAAAAAGGATAAAAATGGTTTACCAATTAATGGCTATATCTTAACTGTGGCTCTTTCTTCATTTATTATGATTTTAGGTATTTTCTTACCAAATATGAATGATATTTTTAACTGGCTCCTTAACTTAAACGGTATCGTATCACCAGGTGTTACTTGCTGGATCTTCTACTCATTCATGCGAATTAGAAAGAACTCTAAGAAGTTTCCATCTAAGTATGTTTTCATTAAAAATGATAAGATCGCATGGACAGTAGGATTAATTTTGCTCTTAGTTACTGCTATTGCAACAATTATGGGAATTACCCCTCAAGACGTACCAGAAGGCAGTGGGATTTGGTGGTATGAATTAATCATTAATATTGTTGCCGTCATTGTTTTAATTGGTTTAGGAGCAATTTTACCAGCTATTAGACGTCGTGAAGTTGAATACGGAATTGCTTTTGATAAACCTCAGTGGATTTCAATAATTACAATCATTGTGATTGCAATTATCTTTGGTGTTTACCTCGGTGGATTAAAACATATCCCAGCTCGTGGAATTTATATTGCTATTGAAGGTGTGGTTGCTTTAATCATTGCATGGTTAATCGGGAGAAGAAAACCTAACTTAGCTGATGGTTTTAAGGCTGAAGAAGATTAA
- a CDS encoding fluoride efflux transporter FluC has product MSDKVKNYLSVAGFAFFGGMARAYLNTNFHFYGTFWGNIIGCFLLAFFTYFFFEFKDFYEWLNVGICTGFVGAFTTFSTFNLEVLKNFDAHLNDIALIYLFSSIIFGFVFAYIGAHMGETLSKIVTGRVK; this is encoded by the coding sequence ATGTCAGATAAAGTAAAAAACTATCTTAGTGTTGCTGGATTTGCCTTTTTTGGAGGAATGGCACGTGCATATTTAAACACTAATTTTCATTTTTATGGTACATTTTGGGGAAATATTATTGGATGCTTTCTCTTAGCATTTTTTACGTATTTCTTTTTTGAATTCAAAGATTTCTATGAATGGCTCAATGTGGGAATTTGTACGGGATTTGTTGGTGCATTTACCACTTTTTCAACTTTTAACTTAGAAGTGTTGAAAAATTTTGATGCTCATTTAAATGATATAGCATTGATCTATCTTTTTAGTTCAATTATATTTGGTTTTGTCTTTGCTTATATTGGGGCTCATATGGGCGAAACTTTAAGTAAAATTGTAACTGGGAGGGTAAAATGA
- a CDS encoding PTS sugar transporter subunit IIA, producing the protein MKLQTNMIKLNQDVPTRDQAIRMAGQLLVDGGCVEPGYIDSMIARNNDVSTYMGNFIAIPHGTDEGKKHIKKTGISVVQIPMGVDFSNPDDDTEQLVTVVFGIAGLNNEHLNLLSQIAIFCSDVSNVAKLADAQSPQEVIDLLKEVGD; encoded by the coding sequence GTGAAGTTACAAACAAATATGATTAAGTTGAATCAAGATGTGCCAACCCGTGATCAAGCCATTCGCATGGCCGGTCAGCTTCTGGTTGATGGTGGATGTGTTGAGCCTGGATATATTGATTCAATGATTGCTAGAAACAATGATGTTTCAACTTATATGGGAAACTTTATTGCCATCCCTCATGGCACTGATGAAGGTAAAAAGCATATCAAGAAAACCGGAATTTCAGTCGTGCAAATTCCAATGGGTGTTGATTTTAGTAATCCGGATGACGATACTGAACAACTTGTAACCGTTGTCTTTGGAATTGCAGGTTTAAATAATGAACACTTAAACCTTTTATCACAGATTGCAATTTTCTGTAGTGATGTTTCAAACGTTGCCAAATTAGCTGACGCACAATCACCACAAGAAGTAATAGATTTATTGAAAGAAGTAGGAGATTAA
- the crcB gene encoding fluoride efflux transporter CrcB has product MNIIIAGLGASLGAILRYFITNYGKKHWEELKKHYLNLPFPTLFINLTGTLILGILFGMKVNPFFYALVGTGVMGGYTTFSTLNTELVALYHSKNYSGLVLYALASYVGGLILVYVGYYLGRLF; this is encoded by the coding sequence ATGAATATTATAATTGCAGGTCTTGGTGCAAGTTTAGGCGCGATTTTACGCTACTTCATAACTAATTATGGAAAAAAGCATTGGGAAGAATTAAAAAAGCACTATTTAAACTTACCATTTCCAACTCTATTTATTAATTTAACTGGAACGCTTATCTTAGGGATTCTCTTTGGTATGAAAGTTAATCCATTTTTCTATGCTTTAGTTGGAACGGGAGTAATGGGTGGCTATACTACATTTTCAACTTTGAATACCGAACTAGTTGCCCTATATCATAGTAAAAATTATTCAGGATTAGTTCTATATGCTTTAGCATCGTATGTGGGAGGACTCATTCTAGTGTATGTGGGGTATTATTTAGGAAGACTGTTTTAA
- a CDS encoding low molecular weight protein-tyrosine-phosphatase encodes MKKILFVCHGNICRSPMAEYIMKNLLAKSGRKDVLVESAAATEDAVGSPMDPRTTRVLEKNNVPYVQRHARKMTKDDYQNYDYLICMDEENFMDMNRITGGDPDRKEYKLMQFANKNSDVEDPWYTNDFDTAYDEILMGCKALLEKI; translated from the coding sequence ATGAAGAAGATATTATTTGTCTGTCATGGAAATATTTGTCGATCTCCAATGGCGGAATATATTATGAAAAATTTATTGGCAAAAAGTGGTCGTAAAGATGTTTTAGTCGAATCAGCAGCTGCCACTGAAGATGCAGTAGGTTCGCCAATGGATCCGCGAACTACGCGCGTGTTAGAGAAAAATAATGTCCCTTACGTTCAACGTCATGCACGGAAAATGACCAAAGATGATTATCAAAATTATGACTATTTGATTTGCATGGACGAAGAAAACTTTATGGATATGAATAGGATTACTGGTGGTGATCCAGATCGCAAAGAATATAAGTTAATGCAATTCGCTAATAAGAATAGTGATGTCGAGGATCCTTGGTATACTAATGATTTTGATACTGCATATGATGAGATTTTGATGGGCTGCAAGGCCTTACTGGAGAAAATTTAA
- a CDS encoding mannitol-1-phosphate 5-dehydrogenase: MRAVHFGAGNIGRGFIGETLADNGFGIDFVDVNETIIDELNKRGEYDIELAAPGKKRIHVSNVDGINNAKNPEKVIEAIKSTDMITTAIGPKILALIAPLIAQGLTERIKSGNTQPLDVIACENMIGGSEHLKEEVYKHLDDDIKPEVDKYIGFPNAAVDRIVPIQHNEDPLFVSVEDFKEWVIDESQMKNKDIKLKGVDYAPDLEPYIERKLFSVNTGHATVAYTGKSLGYETIGDAIKDPFVLKQVKRVLSETRSLLYHKWNKEFTEESLEEYHNKILSRFQNPYISDDIARVGRTPIRKLGYNERFIRPIRELKERGLDYSALMETVGRIYHFDEPKDKESVKLMDMLKNEDLKDVIVETTGLKDDPALVEEIVESYNNAENDKKN; this comes from the coding sequence ATGAGAGCAGTACATTTTGGTGCAGGTAACATTGGTCGTGGATTTATTGGTGAAACTTTAGCAGATAATGGTTTTGGTATTGACTTTGTCGATGTAAATGAAACTATTATTGATGAATTAAATAAGCGCGGGGAATACGATATTGAATTAGCAGCCCCTGGCAAGAAGAGAATCCATGTTTCAAACGTTGATGGGATTAACAATGCTAAGAATCCAGAAAAGGTAATTGAAGCAATTAAATCTACAGATATGATTACAACCGCGATTGGTCCGAAGATTTTGGCTCTTATTGCTCCACTTATTGCCCAAGGTTTAACTGAAAGAATTAAATCTGGCAATACTCAACCACTTGATGTTATCGCTTGTGAAAATATGATCGGTGGTTCTGAACACTTGAAAGAAGAAGTTTACAAGCACTTAGACGATGATATTAAGCCAGAAGTTGATAAATACATTGGCTTCCCTAATGCCGCTGTAGATAGAATTGTTCCAATTCAACACAATGAGGATCCATTATTTGTTTCAGTTGAGGACTTCAAGGAATGGGTTATTGACGAAAGCCAAATGAAGAATAAGGATATTAAGTTGAAGGGTGTAGATTATGCTCCAGACCTTGAACCTTATATTGAAAGAAAGCTCTTCTCAGTAAATACTGGTCACGCAACTGTTGCTTACACTGGTAAGAGCCTTGGGTATGAAACAATCGGGGATGCAATTAAGGATCCATTTGTTTTAAAGCAAGTTAAGAGAGTTTTGAGCGAAACTCGTTCATTGTTATACCACAAGTGGAACAAGGAATTCACTGAAGAAAGCCTGGAAGAATACCACAACAAGATTTTGAGCAGATTCCAAAACCCATACATTTCCGATGACATTGCTCGTGTAGGTAGAACTCCTATCCGCAAGTTAGGCTACAATGAAAGATTTATCCGTCCAATTCGTGAATTGAAGGAAAGAGGGTTAGACTACAGCGCCTTAATGGAAACTGTTGGTAGAATCTATCACTTTGATGAACCAAAGGATAAGGAAAGTGTCAAGTTGATGGACATGCTTAAGAATGAAGATTTGAAGGATGTCATTGTAGAAACTACTGGCTTGAAAGATGATCCAGCATTAGTTGAAGAAATTGTTGAATCATATAACAATGCTGAAAATGATAAAAAGAATTAG
- a CDS encoding Cof-type HAD-IIB family hydrolase, with product MAIKMIAVDLDGTLLTSGNNISPETQRTLQLASSQGIKVVLASGRPLSGVLPFDEQLGLSGDDQYAVVFNGAVVQNLAGKILMSQEMDYRDFNTMLRLQRLAHVNLHFETTECFWTLDRNLSVQMQINAAFTDNEIRVRNREEIPKDFTFNKVGFTCNRGSDQIEKLWNSIPDWAFQSYDIVHSLDTCIELNAIGASKGNAVMDLAERLKLSQNEVMVFGDQGNDLSMFENPEFKKVAMGNAISDIKDRADYITDDNDHNGIAKALKKFVL from the coding sequence ATGGCAATTAAAATGATTGCAGTAGATTTAGATGGGACTTTGTTGACGAGTGGAAATAACATTTCCCCAGAAACGCAAAGAACCTTGCAACTTGCAAGTAGCCAAGGAATTAAGGTTGTACTTGCATCCGGTAGACCGCTTTCTGGTGTATTGCCATTTGATGAACAGTTGGGTCTTTCTGGCGATGATCAATATGCAGTTGTCTTTAATGGAGCTGTGGTGCAGAACTTAGCAGGTAAGATTTTAATGAGTCAAGAAATGGATTATCGAGACTTTAACACTATGCTTCGTTTGCAAAGATTAGCACATGTTAATTTGCATTTTGAGACGACGGAATGCTTTTGGACGCTTGATCGCAACCTTTCTGTACAAATGCAGATCAATGCAGCTTTTACCGATAATGAAATTAGAGTAAGAAATCGGGAGGAAATTCCGAAGGACTTTACTTTTAATAAGGTTGGCTTTACTTGTAATCGCGGAAGTGACCAAATTGAAAAACTATGGAATTCAATTCCTGATTGGGCCTTTCAATCTTATGATATCGTGCATAGTTTGGATACTTGTATTGAATTAAATGCCATTGGTGCTTCTAAAGGAAATGCTGTGATGGATTTGGCAGAAAGACTTAAATTATCTCAAAATGAAGTAATGGTTTTTGGTGATCAGGGAAATGATTTATCAATGTTTGAAAATCCAGAATTTAAGAAGGTAGCCATGGGCAATGCAATTAGCGATATTAAAGATAGAGCTGATTACATTACTGATGATAATGATCATAATGGAATTGCAAAGGCTTTGAAAAAATTTGTTTTATAA
- a CDS encoding CopY/TcrY family copper transport repressor has product MVENKEAGNISDAEWEVMRIIWTLETASSSEVIKELQAKKDWSESTIKTLMGRLVQKGLLKTKKAGRKFIYSPTVSQTEMMYTQTSEMLDKMCNMHKGELLIRVLKEIPLSKRDIATLEEELDDKKKTAPDMVPCNCLEKGDHIC; this is encoded by the coding sequence ATGGTAGAAAATAAAGAAGCAGGCAATATTTCAGACGCTGAATGGGAAGTTATGCGAATTATTTGGACTTTAGAAACTGCTAGCAGCAGTGAAGTTATTAAAGAATTGCAAGCTAAAAAAGACTGGTCTGAATCAACAATTAAGACTTTGATGGGTCGCTTAGTTCAAAAAGGCTTATTAAAGACAAAAAAAGCTGGGCGCAAATTTATTTATTCACCAACTGTTAGTCAAACTGAAATGATGTATACTCAAACCAGTGAAATGCTTGATAAAATGTGCAATATGCACAAGGGAGAGTTGCTCATTAGAGTGTTGAAAGAAATTCCTTTATCCAAACGGGATATTGCAACTCTTGAAGAAGAGCTCGACGATAAGAAGAAAACGGCTCCAGACATGGTGCCATGTAATTGTTTGGAAAAGGGAGACCATATTTGCTAG
- a CDS encoding asparaginase, with translation MSKKLLLLSTGGTIASSVSDSGLVPKESGEDLLKLLGEMPYDIDVKDILQLDSSNIQPEEWKFIAEQIYKYRNDYDGIVLSHGTDTMAYTASMLSFMLQHIEIPVVLTGSQVPINVVLSDAPENLRLAFAAAAVCHPGIYLAFDRKIMLGCRTVKVRTINFNAFESVNVPSVATVTSDGIVFNYQPKIENKKCVLNTKIDTHVSLVKLFPGFDPELLFAMVKSGCQGIVIEAYGLGGMNYIRRNLVGAIGKLIRMGIPVIASSQCLYERSDLTKYEVGRLALLEGAISAGDMTSESAITKLMWGLGQGMDVHEISEFFNKDIAGEITLK, from the coding sequence ATGAGTAAAAAATTACTACTACTTTCTACTGGTGGAACTATTGCTTCATCAGTTTCAGATTCAGGTTTGGTACCCAAGGAATCTGGGGAAGATTTATTGAAACTTCTTGGTGAGATGCCCTATGACATTGATGTAAAAGATATTTTACAACTAGATTCTTCCAATATTCAGCCGGAAGAATGGAAGTTTATCGCTGAACAAATTTATAAATATCGAAATGACTATGATGGAATTGTGCTCAGTCATGGAACGGATACGATGGCTTACACAGCTTCAATGTTGTCTTTTATGCTTCAGCATATCGAGATTCCGGTGGTCTTAACGGGAAGTCAGGTGCCGATTAATGTAGTTTTGAGTGATGCGCCAGAGAACTTGCGTTTAGCTTTTGCGGCAGCTGCGGTGTGTCATCCCGGAATTTATTTGGCATTTGATCGTAAAATTATGCTGGGATGTAGAACTGTTAAGGTGAGAACCATTAACTTCAATGCCTTTGAAAGTGTGAATGTTCCGTCAGTGGCAACAGTAACTTCAGATGGAATAGTTTTTAATTATCAGCCCAAAATTGAAAATAAAAAGTGCGTTTTAAATACTAAGATTGATACGCATGTTTCTTTGGTTAAGCTATTCCCAGGATTTGATCCAGAGTTACTATTTGCTATGGTAAAAAGTGGCTGCCAAGGAATAGTTATTGAAGCTTATGGTTTAGGTGGAATGAATTACATTCGCCGGAATTTAGTAGGAGCAATTGGAAAGTTGATTCGAATGGGAATTCCTGTAATTGCCAGCAGCCAGTGTTTATATGAACGTAGTGATTTAACTAAATATGAGGTTGGGCGCTTAGCACTGTTAGAAGGAGCAATTAGTGCGGGAGACATGACTTCAGAAAGTGCTATTACTAAATTAATGTGGGGATTAGGACAAGGAATGGATGTCCATGAAATCAGCGAATTCTTTAATAAAGATATTGCTGGTGAAATCACATTGAAATAA
- a CDS encoding DUF441 domain-containing protein: MESWLFLGLILLVALVGKNMSLIIATGVVMLLKLIPFSAKYMPVIQAKGINWGVTVISVAILIPIATGQIGFNDLFKTFKTPAGWIAVAAGIAVAILSRYGVDQLAQFPQVTVALVLGTIIGVVAFKGIAAGPVIASGMTFVIVSLFNLHF, encoded by the coding sequence ATGGAAAGTTGGCTATTTTTAGGCTTAATTTTACTAGTAGCACTTGTGGGAAAGAATATGTCGCTGATTATTGCAACTGGCGTCGTAATGCTTTTAAAATTAATTCCTTTTAGTGCAAAATACATGCCTGTTATTCAAGCGAAAGGAATTAATTGGGGTGTCACCGTTATTTCGGTGGCGATCTTAATTCCAATCGCAACTGGACAAATTGGTTTTAACGATTTGTTCAAAACTTTCAAAACTCCAGCCGGATGGATTGCTGTGGCTGCGGGAATTGCCGTAGCAATCTTGTCAAGATATGGAGTAGATCAATTGGCTCAATTTCCGCAAGTGACAGTAGCCTTAGTTTTAGGAACAATCATTGGCGTAGTAGCCTTCAAAGGGATTGCAGCTGGACCAGTCATTGCAAGTGGGATGACATTCGTGATTGTAAGTCTATTTAATTTGCATTTTTAG